A genomic window from Micromonospora sp. WMMA1947 includes:
- a CDS encoding DUF6069 family protein, giving the protein METTIPTVATRPNRRRDRLLTVLAASAAALLGWVLAVPVAGVELVARTGSTDQPVTPVAVVVSALLAGLAGWALLALLERLTARARTAWTVVAAVVLLVSLLGPLGGGVGGAATLTLVALHLVAGAVLITGLRWTAAG; this is encoded by the coding sequence ATGGAGACCACGATCCCGACCGTCGCCACCCGCCCGAATCGCCGCCGGGACCGTCTACTCACCGTGCTCGCGGCGTCCGCCGCCGCGCTGCTGGGCTGGGTTCTTGCGGTGCCGGTGGCCGGCGTGGAGCTGGTCGCGCGTACCGGCTCGACCGACCAGCCGGTGACGCCGGTGGCCGTGGTGGTGAGCGCGCTGCTCGCCGGGCTGGCCGGCTGGGCGCTGCTGGCCCTGCTGGAGCGGCTGACCGCCCGGGCCCGGACCGCCTGGACGGTGGTCGCGGCCGTGGTGCTGCTGGTTTCCCTCCTCGGGCCGCTCGGCGGGGGAGTGGGCGGGGCGGCGACGCTGACGCTCGTGGCGCTGCACCTGGTCGCGGGCGCGGTGCTGATCACCGGCCTGCGGTGGACCGCCGCCGGGTGA
- a CDS encoding transketolase: protein MTLEAERTLRDEEQTGLAELAAQLRVDAIRCSTAAGSGHPTSSLSAADLLAVLVARHLRYDWSYPGNPGNDHLIFSKGHASPLLYAVFRATGAISEQELLETYRQAGSRLQGHPTPVLPWVDVATGSLGQGLPVGVGVALAAQYLDRSPAHVWVLCGDSETAEGSVWEALDKAGHYGLRNLTTIVDVNRFGQRGPTELQWDLDTYRRRVKAFGCHSIVVDGHDLGAIDEAYGQARETTGPTVVLARTVKGKGVPEVENDPSWHGKPFDPELADRAVRALGGPRRIRVAGPKPPAAPRTAPAEHGEPELPRYERGAKVATRDAYGDALRALGAARPDVVALDGEVSDSTRAERFATAYPDRFFQMFIAEQQLAAAAVGMAVRGYRPFAATFAAFWSRAYDFIRMAGVSRADIALVGSHAGVEIGPDGPSQMGLEDIAALRAVPGSTVLCPADAVSCAALVAQMPDHPGVTYLRTTRGKYPVLYDDGEPFPIGGSRMVRDGGDVALLGTGVTVHLCLAAADELTREGIDARVIDMYSIKPVDRQRLAEAVVETGGRLVVVEDHYPEGGLGSAVLEALADLGEPARVNHLAVRGLPGSGTPAQQLDRAGIGVGAIVSAARALA from the coding sequence GTGACGTTGGAAGCAGAGCGCACGCTGCGCGACGAGGAGCAGACCGGGCTGGCGGAGCTGGCCGCCCAACTGCGGGTGGACGCCATCCGGTGCAGCACGGCGGCAGGCTCCGGGCACCCCACGTCCAGCCTGTCCGCCGCCGACCTGCTCGCCGTGCTCGTCGCCCGGCACCTGCGCTACGACTGGTCCTACCCGGGCAACCCCGGCAACGATCACCTGATCTTCTCCAAGGGCCACGCCTCCCCCCTGCTGTACGCGGTGTTCCGCGCCACCGGCGCGATCAGCGAGCAGGAACTGCTGGAGACGTACCGGCAGGCCGGATCGCGCCTGCAGGGGCACCCCACGCCGGTGCTGCCCTGGGTGGACGTGGCAACCGGCTCGCTCGGGCAGGGCCTGCCGGTCGGCGTCGGGGTGGCGCTGGCCGCCCAGTACCTCGACCGGTCACCCGCGCACGTCTGGGTGCTCTGCGGCGACAGCGAGACAGCCGAAGGATCGGTGTGGGAGGCGCTGGACAAGGCCGGCCACTACGGGCTGCGCAACCTCACCACGATCGTCGACGTCAACCGGTTCGGCCAGCGCGGCCCCACCGAACTGCAGTGGGACCTGGACACCTACCGGCGGCGCGTCAAGGCGTTCGGCTGCCACTCGATCGTGGTCGACGGCCACGACCTGGGCGCGATCGACGAGGCGTACGGGCAGGCCCGCGAGACGACCGGGCCGACTGTGGTGCTGGCCCGCACGGTCAAGGGCAAGGGCGTACCCGAGGTGGAGAACGACCCCTCCTGGCACGGCAAGCCGTTCGACCCGGAGCTGGCCGACCGGGCCGTCCGGGCGCTGGGCGGCCCCCGGCGGATCCGGGTCGCCGGCCCGAAACCACCGGCCGCGCCGCGCACCGCCCCGGCCGAGCACGGAGAGCCGGAACTGCCGCGATACGAGCGCGGGGCGAAGGTCGCCACGCGGGACGCGTACGGCGACGCGCTGCGCGCCCTCGGCGCCGCCCGGCCCGACGTGGTCGCGCTCGACGGCGAGGTCAGCGACTCCACGCGGGCGGAACGTTTCGCCACCGCGTACCCGGATCGGTTCTTCCAGATGTTCATCGCCGAACAGCAGCTCGCCGCCGCGGCGGTCGGCATGGCGGTCCGCGGCTACCGGCCGTTCGCGGCGACGTTCGCCGCGTTCTGGTCCCGGGCCTACGACTTCATCCGGATGGCCGGGGTGTCCCGGGCCGACATCGCGCTCGTCGGGTCGCACGCCGGAGTGGAGATCGGCCCGGACGGCCCGTCCCAGATGGGGCTGGAGGACATCGCCGCGCTGCGGGCGGTGCCCGGCTCCACGGTGCTCTGCCCGGCCGACGCGGTCTCCTGCGCGGCCCTCGTCGCCCAGATGCCCGACCACCCGGGCGTCACCTACCTGCGGACGACGCGCGGCAAGTACCCGGTGCTCTACGACGACGGCGAGCCGTTCCCGATCGGCGGCAGCCGGATGGTGCGCGACGGCGGCGACGTGGCGCTGCTGGGCACCGGCGTGACCGTGCACCTGTGCCTCGCCGCCGCCGACGAGCTGACCCGCGAGGGCATCGACGCGCGCGTGATCGACATGTACTCGATCAAGCCGGTGGACCGGCAGCGCCTGGCCGAAGCCGTCGTGGAGACCGGCGGGCGGCTCGTCGTGGTCGAGGACCACTACCCGGAGGGCGGCCTGGGCTCCGCGGTGCTGGAGGCGCTCGCCGACCTGGGCGAACCCGCCCGGGTCAACCACCTGGCGGTACGCGGGCTGCCCGGCTCCGGCACCCCCGCCCAGCAGCTCGACCGGGCCGGCATCGGCGTCGGCGCGATCGTCTCGGCGGCGCGGGCCCTGGCCTGA
- a CDS encoding class F sortase, with translation MLSESQRRSRLHTAVLVTAVTVAAATGTGLVSAGLGTTSASPPQPGASAAPATERPGTAGPPLPRSTPVRVTVPRIGVDAEIVPVATDADGALEVPPLERPEVTGWYHPGPAPGQAGNAVLVGHVDSQHGPAVFFDLGRLRPGDTIRVLRADGRTATFTVDGVGAYPKERFPTARVYGGDAAARLRLITCGGRFDPGTGSYPDNIVVFATATR, from the coding sequence ATGCTGTCGGAGTCGCAGCGCCGCTCGCGCCTGCACACCGCCGTCCTGGTCACCGCCGTCACCGTCGCCGCCGCCACCGGCACCGGGCTGGTCTCGGCCGGGCTCGGCACCACGTCGGCGTCACCACCGCAGCCCGGCGCCTCCGCCGCGCCCGCCACCGAACGCCCCGGTACGGCCGGCCCGCCGCTCCCCCGGTCCACGCCGGTGCGGGTCACCGTCCCGCGCATCGGCGTCGACGCCGAGATCGTCCCGGTCGCCACCGACGCGGACGGTGCGCTCGAGGTGCCGCCGCTGGAACGCCCCGAGGTAACCGGCTGGTACCACCCCGGTCCCGCCCCCGGCCAGGCCGGCAACGCGGTGCTGGTCGGGCACGTCGACTCGCAGCACGGCCCGGCGGTCTTCTTCGACCTCGGCCGGCTGCGCCCCGGCGACACGATCCGGGTGCTGCGGGCCGACGGGCGCACCGCGACGTTCACTGTGGACGGCGTCGGGGCGTACCCGAAGGAGCGTTTCCCCACCGCGCGGGTCTACGGCGGCGACGCGGCGGCGCGGCTCCGGTTGATCACGTGCGGCGGGCGGTTCGACCCGGGTACCGGCAGCTACCCGGACAACATCGTCGTCTTCGCCACCGCGACCCGGTGA
- a CDS encoding DUF6596 domain-containing protein, which produces MDEVALRSLIPGVLGVLVRRGADFAAAEDAVQDALIEALRVWPADMPRDPKGWLVTVAWRRFLDVARADAARRRREDVVDDEPPPGPVSAVDDTLRLYFLCAHPSLSPSSAVALTLRAVGGLTTRQIAQAYLVPEATMAQRISRAKRTVSGVRFDQPGDVATVLRVLYLVFNEGYSGDVDLAAEAIRLTRQLAAAIDHPEVAGLLALMLLHHARRAGRTAPDGSLVPLAEQDRGRWDTTLIAEGVGILQTALSRDRLGEFQAQAAIAALHADAPTATETDWVQIVEWYDELVRVTGSPIARLNRAVAVGEADGPRAGLAALAALDDTLPRYTAVAAYLHERDGDPDRAAALYAEAARRAPSLAERDHLNRQAARLNSRRPG; this is translated from the coding sequence ATGGACGAGGTCGCGCTGCGCAGCCTCATCCCGGGCGTGCTCGGTGTCCTCGTCCGCCGCGGAGCCGACTTCGCGGCGGCCGAGGACGCCGTACAGGACGCGCTGATCGAGGCGCTGCGTGTCTGGCCGGCCGACATGCCCCGCGATCCAAAGGGCTGGCTGGTCACCGTGGCGTGGCGGCGGTTCCTCGACGTGGCTCGTGCCGACGCCGCCCGGCGCCGGCGCGAGGACGTCGTGGACGACGAGCCGCCGCCCGGCCCGGTGTCCGCCGTGGACGACACGCTGCGGCTCTACTTCCTCTGCGCGCATCCGTCGCTGAGCCCGTCGTCGGCCGTCGCGTTGACGCTGCGCGCCGTCGGCGGGCTCACCACCCGGCAGATCGCGCAGGCGTATCTGGTGCCGGAGGCCACCATGGCGCAGCGGATCAGCCGGGCCAAGCGCACCGTCTCCGGGGTCCGGTTCGACCAGCCCGGTGACGTCGCCACCGTGCTGCGGGTGCTGTACCTGGTGTTCAACGAGGGCTACTCCGGCGACGTGGACCTGGCGGCCGAGGCGATCCGGCTGACCCGGCAGCTCGCCGCCGCGATCGACCACCCGGAGGTGGCCGGGCTGCTCGCGCTCATGCTGCTGCACCACGCCCGCCGGGCCGGACGCACCGCGCCGGACGGCAGCCTGGTGCCGCTCGCCGAGCAGGATCGTGGCCGGTGGGACACGACCCTGATCGCCGAGGGCGTGGGCATCCTGCAGACCGCCCTGTCCCGGGACCGGCTCGGCGAGTTCCAGGCCCAGGCCGCCATCGCGGCCCTGCACGCCGACGCGCCCACCGCGACCGAGACCGACTGGGTGCAGATCGTCGAGTGGTACGACGAACTGGTCCGCGTGACCGGCAGCCCGATCGCGCGGCTCAACCGGGCCGTCGCGGTCGGCGAGGCGGACGGCCCGCGCGCCGGGCTGGCGGCGCTCGCGGCGCTGGACGACACGCTGCCCCGGTACACGGCGGTCGCCGCGTACCTGCACGAACGCGACGGCGACCCGGACCGGGCGGCCGCGCTGTACGCGGAGGCGGCCCGCCGCGCGCCCAGCCTGGCCGAACGCGACCACCTGAACCGGCAGGCGGCCCGCCTCAACTCCCGCCGCCCCGGATAA
- a CDS encoding aminoglycoside phosphotransferase family protein, whose product MSVSPTQRALEPAQVRRYLSASLGPGAEVADCGPLTGGGFAAVWQVRLTDGRDVVLKVGPPPHVPLLRYERDMIGAEAHYLRLVADRAPGVPTPELLHHGRHPELGDWLLMARLPGRTLWDLSQAGADVGPLRAEFGRALAALHTVTGGRYGYDGDRASGATWRDAYTAMVDDMLADAADWAVPLPVPASRIRELVARHAAVLDAVDRPALLHFDGWAGNVLAVDGPDGTPRLSGLVDGERYLWGDPLMDLVSPLLFRRVEDEPDDPLVRAYREAAPFPLDAGARRRLGLYRLYLYLLMTVEMPSRNITADNDPGRVELLADLLGAELADLAR is encoded by the coding sequence ATGAGTGTGAGTCCCACCCAGCGTGCCCTGGAACCCGCGCAGGTCCGCCGCTACCTGAGCGCCTCGCTCGGGCCCGGTGCCGAGGTGGCCGACTGCGGCCCGCTGACCGGGGGCGGCTTCGCCGCCGTCTGGCAGGTACGCCTCACCGACGGCCGCGACGTGGTGCTCAAGGTCGGTCCGCCGCCGCACGTACCGCTGCTGCGCTACGAGCGCGACATGATCGGCGCGGAGGCGCACTACCTGCGCCTGGTGGCCGACCGCGCACCGGGGGTGCCCACGCCGGAGCTGCTGCACCACGGTCGCCACCCCGAACTGGGTGACTGGCTGCTCATGGCGCGGCTACCAGGTCGTACCCTCTGGGACCTGAGCCAGGCCGGCGCGGACGTCGGACCGCTGCGCGCGGAGTTCGGCCGCGCGCTCGCCGCGCTGCACACGGTGACCGGCGGGCGGTACGGCTACGACGGCGACCGGGCCTCCGGCGCGACCTGGCGGGACGCGTACACGGCCATGGTGGACGACATGCTCGCCGACGCCGCGGACTGGGCGGTGCCGCTGCCGGTGCCGGCGTCCCGGATCCGGGAGCTGGTGGCGCGGCACGCGGCGGTGCTCGACGCGGTCGACCGCCCGGCGCTGCTGCACTTCGACGGCTGGGCCGGGAACGTGCTCGCCGTCGACGGGCCGGACGGCACGCCGCGTCTGAGCGGCCTGGTCGACGGCGAACGGTACCTGTGGGGCGACCCGCTGATGGACCTGGTGTCACCGCTGCTGTTCCGCCGCGTCGAGGACGAGCCGGACGACCCGCTGGTACGCGCCTACCGCGAGGCGGCGCCGTTCCCGCTGGACGCCGGGGCGCGGCGGCGGCTCGGGCTCTACCGGCTGTATCTCTACCTGCTGATGACCGTCGAGATGCCCAGCCGCAACATCACCGCCGACAACGACCCCGGCCGGGTGGAGCTGCTGGCGGACCTGCTCGGCGCGGAACTGGCCGACCTGGCGCGCTGA
- a CDS encoding YchJ family metal-binding protein, giving the protein MARRGERSAACPCGTGRPYADCCAPVHRGEATAATAEALMRSRFSAFARGDAAYLRHSWHSTTRPERLELDPGTRWTRLEIAETGQGGLFDSTGTVRFRAHYREDGRAGVLAEHSRFAREDGRWVYLDALPE; this is encoded by the coding sequence ATGGCGAGACGGGGTGAACGGTCGGCGGCCTGCCCGTGCGGCACCGGCCGGCCGTACGCGGACTGCTGCGCCCCGGTCCACCGGGGCGAGGCGACGGCGGCGACCGCGGAGGCGCTGATGCGGTCCCGGTTCAGCGCGTTCGCGCGTGGCGACGCCGCCTACCTGCGGCACAGCTGGCACTCCACCACCCGCCCGGAGCGGCTGGAGCTGGACCCGGGCACCCGCTGGACCCGGCTGGAGATCGCGGAGACCGGGCAGGGCGGCCTGTTTGACAGCACCGGGACGGTCCGGTTCCGGGCGCACTACCGCGAGGACGGCCGGGCGGGCGTGCTGGCCGAACACAGCCGCTTCGCCCGCGAGGACGGCCGCTGGGTCTACCTGGACGCGCTGCCGGAGTGA
- a CDS encoding YciI family protein has product MKYLLLKHYRGGPTPVTDMPMIDKWTPEEISAHVTYMQEFAARLQESGEYVDGQALAPEGTFVRYDGEGRPPVTDGPFAETKDLIAGWMVIDVDSYERALELAAELSAAPGQGGKPIHEWLELRPFLTAPPTITE; this is encoded by the coding sequence ATGAAGTACCTGCTCCTGAAGCACTACCGTGGCGGCCCCACCCCGGTCACCGACATGCCGATGATCGACAAGTGGACGCCGGAGGAGATCTCCGCGCACGTGACCTACATGCAGGAGTTCGCGGCGCGGCTGCAGGAGAGCGGCGAGTACGTCGACGGTCAGGCGCTCGCCCCGGAGGGCACGTTCGTCCGCTACGACGGCGAGGGACGCCCCCCGGTCACCGACGGTCCGTTCGCCGAGACGAAGGACCTCATCGCCGGCTGGATGGTGATCGACGTGGACAGCTACGAGCGAGCGCTCGAACTGGCCGCCGAGCTGTCGGCCGCGCCGGGGCAGGGCGGCAAGCCGATCCACGAGTGGCTGGAGCTGCGTCCGTTCCTGACCGCACCGCCCACCATCACCGAGTGA
- a CDS encoding histidine kinase, with product MRCASRSRFLLLLDGGIATVSLAVCLLALLASDAGPDTTGATAVAVGLAVAQASCLLWIRRHPGYALTVAALAGVGLEALCPQLGWLGLVAIPMAYVARLRPPRYSLVALGLLMAPTPWKLLTGGWRDLLLAVIALDLAWALGELQRGQAQRRCERERQVRAAERERISRELHDVVAHHVAVIAVQAAAAEDVFDEQPEQARAALAAIDTAARSALTELRAMLHALALDDGSDPDGPQPGLAQLDALADAVRAVGLPVTLRREGDGEALPGGVQLSAYRIVQESLTNALRHGHATHADVDVRYGDGVLRLEVVNDGPAPARRPGTSSGRGIVGMRERARLLGGTLDAGPLPAGGFRVHARLPVGADR from the coding sequence ATGAGGTGTGCGTCCCGGTCCCGGTTCCTGCTGCTGCTCGACGGCGGCATCGCCACCGTGAGCCTCGCCGTGTGCCTGCTCGCGCTGCTGGCCTCCGACGCCGGCCCGGACACGACCGGCGCGACCGCCGTCGCGGTCGGCCTCGCCGTCGCGCAGGCCAGCTGTCTGCTGTGGATCCGGCGCCACCCGGGGTACGCCCTCACCGTCGCCGCGCTGGCCGGCGTCGGCCTGGAGGCGCTCTGCCCGCAGCTCGGGTGGCTCGGCCTGGTCGCGATCCCGATGGCGTACGTGGCCCGGCTGCGCCCACCGCGCTACTCGCTCGTCGCGCTCGGTCTGCTGATGGCGCCCACGCCGTGGAAGCTGCTCACCGGCGGCTGGCGGGACCTGCTGCTGGCGGTGATCGCACTGGACCTGGCGTGGGCGCTCGGCGAGTTGCAGCGCGGCCAGGCGCAGCGGCGCTGCGAACGGGAACGGCAGGTCCGCGCGGCCGAACGGGAGCGCATCTCCCGGGAGCTGCACGACGTGGTCGCGCACCACGTCGCGGTCATCGCCGTGCAGGCCGCCGCCGCCGAGGACGTGTTCGACGAGCAGCCGGAGCAGGCCCGCGCCGCGCTCGCCGCGATCGACACGGCGGCCCGGTCGGCGCTCACCGAGCTGCGGGCCATGCTGCACGCGCTCGCCCTCGACGACGGGTCCGATCCGGACGGACCGCAGCCGGGACTGGCGCAGCTCGACGCGCTCGCCGACGCGGTACGGGCGGTCGGCCTGCCGGTCACGCTGCGCCGGGAGGGCGACGGCGAGGCGCTGCCCGGCGGGGTGCAGCTGTCGGCGTACCGGATCGTGCAGGAGTCGCTGACGAACGCGCTGCGTCACGGGCACGCCACACATGCCGACGTCGACGTCCGCTACGGCGACGGGGTGCTGCGGCTGGAGGTCGTCAACGACGGCCCGGCACCCGCCCGCCGGCCCGGTACGTCCAGCGGGCGCGGCATCGTCGGCATGCGGGAGCGGGCCCGGCTGCTCGGCGGCACGCTCGACGCCGGCCCGCTGCCGGCCGGCGGCTTCCGGGTCCACGCGCGGCTTCCGGTCGGGGCGGACCGGTGA
- a CDS encoding response regulator transcription factor yields MTVRVVVADDQELIRAGLRTVLDARPDLSVVGEAADGVEAVAVATRTRPDVVLMDVRMPRRDGIAATRDLVAAGNPARVVMLTTFDLDEHVYAALRAGASAFLLKDTRPADLAEAVRVVARGEALLAPTVTRRLLDRYADRLPAPAPAGDALAVLTAREREVLTLTARALSNAEIAARLHLSTATVKTHVSAILTKLGLRDRIQAVVLAYDTGLVRPEPPIR; encoded by the coding sequence GTGACCGTGCGGGTGGTGGTCGCCGACGACCAGGAGCTGATCCGCGCCGGGCTGCGTACCGTCCTCGACGCGCGCCCCGACCTGAGCGTGGTCGGCGAGGCCGCCGACGGCGTCGAGGCCGTCGCGGTGGCGACGCGGACGCGTCCGGACGTGGTGCTGATGGACGTGCGGATGCCCCGCCGCGACGGCATCGCCGCCACCCGCGACCTGGTGGCCGCCGGCAACCCGGCGCGGGTGGTCATGCTGACCACGTTCGACCTGGACGAGCACGTGTACGCCGCGCTGCGCGCCGGGGCGAGCGCGTTCCTGCTCAAGGACACCCGCCCGGCCGACCTCGCCGAGGCGGTACGCGTGGTGGCTCGGGGCGAGGCCCTGCTCGCACCCACCGTGACCCGGCGGCTGCTGGACCGGTACGCCGACCGGCTGCCCGCGCCCGCGCCCGCCGGCGACGCGCTCGCCGTGCTGACCGCCCGCGAGCGGGAGGTGCTGACGCTGACCGCGCGGGCACTGTCCAATGCGGAGATCGCCGCCCGGCTGCACCTGAGCACCGCCACCGTGAAGACCCACGTCTCGGCGATCCTCACCAAGCTGGGGCTGCGCGACCGGATCCAGGCGGTGGTGCTCGCGTACGACACCGGGCTGGTCCGCCCGGAGCCGCCCATCCGGTAG
- a CDS encoding DUF2267 domain-containing protein: MAEPEFYARVSARAGVPVETARALTEATLRTLAERISGGEADDLSAHLAHELRPLLARARVEDPEVFGYDEFLRRVAERSGATPSDAERGARAVLQALHRVVGPAQFNRALSQLPREIAELAQPTPRPA; encoded by the coding sequence ATGGCCGAACCCGAGTTCTACGCGCGGGTGTCCGCCCGCGCCGGCGTGCCGGTGGAGACGGCCCGCGCGCTGACCGAGGCGACGCTGCGCACGCTCGCCGAACGGATCAGCGGCGGCGAGGCCGACGACCTGTCCGCGCACCTCGCGCACGAGTTGCGTCCGCTGCTGGCCCGCGCCCGGGTCGAAGATCCCGAGGTCTTCGGGTACGACGAGTTCCTGCGCCGGGTCGCCGAGCGCTCCGGCGCGACACCGTCGGACGCCGAGCGCGGCGCGCGGGCGGTGTTGCAGGCGCTGCACCGGGTGGTCGGGCCGGCCCAGTTCAACCGGGCGCTGTCCCAGCTGCCGCGCGAGATCGCCGAGCTGGCCCAGCCCACCCCGCGCCCCGCTTAG
- a CDS encoding MFS transporter: MLVAPARVPATRRLAATLYGYAFLTDLVLLYPLYVLLFADTGLSVGQISSLFALWAAAGIVLEVPSGVWADAVSRRLLLCLAPLLAAAGFALWVLLPSYPAFAVGFLLWGAGGALRSGALEALVFTELERLGAADRYARLIGRTRTAEVLGAVGSGVLAGPVYALGGYFAVGAASVATCLLAAAVAARFPEHRPPLVPALPSVAPGGAAPGDEPGDDEPGWLDSLRLGLREVRGDSRVRAAVLLVAAVTAIWGGLDEYTGLLAADTGTAEVGVPLLLLLVWAGMTVGGLLAPLGERLSHRGYAGLLVFAAGATAAGALLRHPAGFLLLAAAFAAFQLATVLADVRLQARIAGSARATVTSLAGMATDLTIVAFYAGYGLLAGAVGNAAAFAFAVLPYVLVALWLLTGRA; encoded by the coding sequence ATGCTCGTCGCACCTGCCCGCGTACCAGCGACCCGCCGTCTGGCGGCGACGCTCTACGGGTACGCGTTCCTCACCGACCTCGTCCTGCTCTACCCGCTCTACGTGCTCCTGTTCGCCGACACCGGCTTGTCGGTCGGGCAGATCTCCTCACTGTTCGCGCTCTGGGCGGCCGCCGGCATCGTGCTGGAGGTGCCCTCCGGCGTGTGGGCGGACGCGGTGTCGCGCCGTCTGCTGCTCTGCCTGGCACCGCTGCTCGCCGCCGCCGGGTTCGCGCTCTGGGTGCTGCTGCCGTCCTATCCGGCGTTCGCCGTGGGCTTCCTGCTCTGGGGCGCCGGTGGCGCGCTGCGCTCCGGCGCGCTGGAGGCGCTCGTCTTCACCGAGCTGGAACGCCTCGGCGCGGCCGACAGGTACGCCCGGCTGATCGGCCGGACCCGCACCGCCGAGGTGCTCGGCGCGGTCGGGTCCGGGGTGCTCGCCGGGCCGGTGTACGCGCTCGGCGGCTACTTCGCGGTCGGCGCGGCCAGCGTGGCGACCTGCCTGCTGGCGGCGGCCGTCGCGGCCCGCTTCCCGGAACACCGTCCACCACTCGTCCCGGCGCTGCCGAGCGTCGCGCCCGGGGGTGCCGCACCAGGGGACGAGCCGGGTGACGACGAGCCCGGCTGGCTGGACAGCCTGCGCCTGGGCCTGCGCGAGGTACGCGGCGACAGTCGCGTCCGTGCCGCCGTGCTGCTGGTCGCGGCGGTGACCGCGATCTGGGGTGGGCTGGACGAGTACACCGGGCTGCTGGCCGCCGACACCGGCACGGCGGAGGTGGGCGTACCGCTGCTGCTCCTGCTGGTCTGGGCCGGGATGACGGTGGGCGGGCTGCTCGCGCCGCTGGGCGAGCGGCTGTCCCACCGCGGCTACGCCGGTCTGCTGGTGTTCGCGGCCGGGGCGACGGCGGCCGGGGCGCTGCTGCGGCACCCGGCGGGGTTCCTGCTGCTCGCGGCCGCGTTCGCCGCGTTCCAGCTGGCCACCGTGCTCGCCGACGTGCGGCTCCAGGCCCGGATCGCCGGGTCGGCCCGGGCCACCGTCACGTCGCTGGCCGGGATGGCCACCGACCTGACCATCGTCGCCTTCTACGCGGGGTACGGGCTGCTCGCCGGTGCGGTCGGAAACGCGGCCGCCTTCGCGTTCGCGGTGCTGCCGTACGTGCTGGTGGCGCTCTGGCTCCTCACCGGTCGAGCATGA
- a CDS encoding MFS transporter yields MTGERLGGRFARLWTASTLSALGSGMATVAAPLYVASITDDPLVVSAGAAVSWLPWLLFALPGGVLADRVDRRWLMVVIDWVRVAALVVLAVAMLADRAGIALLYAVLFVVNTGEVVFRTAAQAVLPAVVPRSLLERANGWLGGGTQVMQNMIAGPLGGFLFVLAASLPFALNAGTYALSAVLVGLLAGTYRAGPAPDERRSVRAEVAEGFRWLWRQRLLRTMTVLIGLLNVTLTAAVAVLVLLAGERLGLGSVGYGALFTCMAVGGVLGSLVGDRLIAAITPTWTVRTGLLVEAGLHLALAASRSAVVVGFALFAFGAHSALWNIVANSLRQRLTPAALMGRVGSTTLFVAAGGNCVGALLGGVVAARFGITAPYWVGFVVAVAVIAATWRVFDRATVAAAYADPAPQKPAPVA; encoded by the coding sequence GTGACGGGGGAACGGCTCGGCGGGCGCTTCGCCCGACTGTGGACGGCGAGCACGCTGTCCGCACTGGGAAGTGGGATGGCGACGGTGGCGGCGCCGCTGTACGTGGCGTCGATCACCGACGATCCGCTGGTGGTGTCGGCCGGGGCGGCGGTGTCGTGGCTGCCGTGGCTGCTGTTCGCGCTACCCGGTGGCGTGCTGGCGGACCGGGTGGACCGGCGGTGGCTGATGGTGGTCATCGACTGGGTGCGGGTCGCCGCGCTGGTCGTGCTGGCGGTGGCGATGCTCGCCGACCGGGCCGGGATCGCGCTGCTCTACGCGGTGCTGTTCGTGGTCAACACCGGCGAGGTGGTATTCCGGACCGCCGCGCAGGCGGTGCTGCCGGCGGTGGTGCCGCGCTCGCTGCTGGAACGCGCCAACGGCTGGCTCGGCGGCGGCACCCAGGTGATGCAGAACATGATCGCCGGCCCGCTCGGCGGGTTCCTGTTCGTGCTGGCGGCGTCGCTGCCGTTCGCGCTCAACGCCGGCACGTACGCGCTCAGCGCCGTCCTGGTGGGGTTGCTCGCCGGGACGTACCGTGCCGGGCCGGCGCCGGACGAGCGGCGGTCGGTGCGGGCGGAGGTCGCGGAGGGGTTCCGCTGGCTGTGGCGGCAGCGGCTGCTGCGCACCATGACCGTGCTGATCGGCCTGCTCAACGTCACGCTCACCGCCGCGGTGGCGGTGCTGGTCCTGCTCGCCGGGGAGCGGCTGGGCCTCGGCTCGGTCGGCTACGGCGCGTTGTTCACCTGCATGGCCGTGGGCGGAGTGCTCGGCTCGCTGGTGGGGGACCGGCTGATCGCCGCGATCACGCCCACCTGGACGGTGCGGACGGGGCTGCTGGTCGAGGCGGGACTGCACCTGGCGCTCGCCGCGTCCCGCAGCGCGGTCGTGGTCGGGTTCGCGCTGTTCGCGTTCGGGGCGCACAGCGCGCTGTGGAACATCGTGGCGAACTCGCTTCGGCAGCGGCTCACGCCGGCGGCGTTGATGGGCCGGGTCGGCAGCACCACGTTGTTCGTCGCCGCGGGCGGCAACTGTGTCGGCGCGCTGCTCGGTGGCGTGGTGGCCGCCCGGTTCGGCATCACCGCCCCGTACTGGGTCGGTTTCGTCGTGGCGGTCGCGGTGATCGCCGCGACGTGGCGGGTCTTCGACCGGGCGACGGTGGCCGCCGCCTACGCCGACCCGGCCCCGCAGAAGCCCGCGCCGGTGGCCTGA